Proteins encoded together in one Benincasa hispida cultivar B227 chromosome 1, ASM972705v1, whole genome shotgun sequence window:
- the LOC120082923 gene encoding uncharacterized protein LOC120082923: protein MELNGKSMVSEPANVIYLSTILGRDGQVPAHKCDWKCENEHVCGNMYRCKLTGMTHICDKNCDQRILYDNHSSLCRASGQIFPLTLTEEQAIRGIRRKLDADNSSIDDFAFKRRRDAQFHPSPFERSFSAAVPICSQVGDGMDMS from the coding sequence ATGGAGTTGAACGGCAAATCCATGGTCTCAGAGCCTGCAAATGTTATTTATCTTTCAACTATTCTGGGTAGAGATGGGCAAGTTCCTGCCCACAAATGTGATTGGAAATGTGAGAATGAACATGTGTGTGGTAATATGTACCGCTGCAAACTTACAGGAATGACTCACATTTGTGACAAAAACTGTGACCAACGAATTCTCTATGATAACCATAGCTCACTTTGCCGTGCGAGTGGGCAAATATTCCCACTTACACTGACAGAGGAACAAGCAATCAGAGGCATTCGCAGGAAGCTTGATGCTGACAATTCCTCCATTGATGACTTTGCTTTTAAGCGTAGGCGGGATGCCCAGTTTCATCCTTCCCCTTTTGAGAGATCTTTCTCTGCTGCCGTTCCAATTTGTAGTCAAGTTGGAGATGGCATGGATATGAGCTAG
- the LOC120083120 gene encoding DNA-binding protein BIN4 isoform X2 — protein sequence MGSSREQSPDWMRSFQAPAGVALSSNSESSKNDSSSMDNAVDQKGPSSNKTTQDLDGDQIQGDCGNHNLAKEVKPEEHTDHENSKHSVWMLSSDSESCPDNNFIKENYSHHEELSECATSQFQGRGRDENAGLRFTEGKSKSSKVSNKKSPKKQVKSQVCTSVKEKIINSETNKGGLMLEGSEYYVRNGEDVDIIEKDALDGCNGPPVSSSRLPLVLSDKVHRLKALVECEGTSIDLSGDMGAVGRVVVSDSSSKNELCLDLKGTIYRAAIVPSRTFCIVNFGQSEAKIESIMNDFIQLKALSKVDEAETMIEGTLDGFSFDSEDEAEKIPKVTSSPTDQNEPVEGLNTKSKNKPEKSSGRKRVKIGGKLQAPKKTRKKVQGSKTKSTKSKK from the exons ATGGGCAGTTCGAGAGAGCAGTCTCCAGATTGGATGCGATCTTTCCAA GCACCAGCTGGTGTTGCTCTATCCTCTAATTCTGAATCTTCAAAGAATGATAGCTCATCAATGGACAATGCAGTTGATCAAAAGGGTCCATCGTCAAATAAAACCACACAGGATTTAGATGGAGATCAGATCCAAG GGGATTGTGGCAACCATAATTTGGCGAAGGAAGTGAAACCTGAGGAACATACAGACCATGAA AACTCAAAGCACTCTGTTTGGATGTTATCATCGGATTCAGAGTCATGTCCtgataataattttataaaggaaAATTACAGTCATCATGAAGAATTATCTGAATGTGCAACATCTCAGTTCCAAGGGAGAGGGAGAGATGAAAATGCAGGTCTCAGATTCACTGAGGGAAAATCTAAATCAAGTAAAGTATCAAATAAAAAGTCTCCAAAAAAACAGGTGAAGTCACAAGTTTGCACTTCAGTCAAAGAGAAGATAATCAACTCCGAAACCAATAAAGGTGGTCTTATGTTGGAAG GATCTGAATACTATGTAAGAAATGGTGAAGATGTGGATATCATAGAAAAAGATGCCTTGGATGGCTGCAACGGACCTCCT GTTTCCTCCTCAAGGTTGCCATTGGTGTTGTCTGACAAAGTCCATAGGTTGAAG GCACTTGTTGAGTGTGAAGGAACTTCAATAGATTTGAGCGGTGACATGGGTGCTGTAGGACGAGTAGTCGTTTCAGATTCCTCATCTAAAAATGAACTTTGCCTAGATCTGAAAG GTACAATTTACAGAGCGGCAATAGTTCCTTCAAGGACATTTTGCATC GTTAACTTTGGTCAGTCGGAGGCAAAG ATAGAATCTATCATGAACGACTTCATACAGTTGAAGGCACTGTCCAAAGTTGACGAGGCTGAAACTATGATTGAAG GAACATTAGATGGCTTCTCATTTGATTCCGAAGACGAGGCTGAGAAAATACCTAAAGTCACTTCTTCTCCAACTGACCAAAATGAGCCTGTAGAAGGGCTCAacacaaaatccaaaaacaaacCCGAGAAATCATCA GGGCGAAAGCGTGTTAAAATTGGAGGAAAGCTGCAAGCACCGAAGAAAACAAGGAagaaagttcaaggttctaaaaCTAAAAGTACAAAGAGCAAGAAATGA
- the LOC120083120 gene encoding DNA-binding protein BIN4 isoform X1, with protein sequence MGSSREQSPDWMRSFQAPAGVALSSNSESSKNDSSSMDNAVDQKGPSSNKTTQDLDGDQIQGDCGNHNLAKEVKPEEHTDHENSKHSVWMLSSDSESCPDNNFIKENYSHHEELSECATSQFQGRGRDENAGLRFTEGKSKSSKVSNKKSPKKQVKSQVCTSVKEKIINSETNKGGLMLEGSEYYVRNGEDVDIIEKDALDGCNGPPVSSSRLPLVLSDKVHRLKALVECEGTSIDLSGDMGAVGRVVVSDSSSKNELCLDLKGTIYRAAIVPSRTFCIVNFGQSEAKVALLFNYYIFYNNDNVIESIMNDFIQLKALSKVDEAETMIEGTLDGFSFDSEDEAEKIPKVTSSPTDQNEPVEGLNTKSKNKPEKSSGRKRVKIGGKLQAPKKTRKKVQGSKTKSTKSKK encoded by the exons ATGGGCAGTTCGAGAGAGCAGTCTCCAGATTGGATGCGATCTTTCCAA GCACCAGCTGGTGTTGCTCTATCCTCTAATTCTGAATCTTCAAAGAATGATAGCTCATCAATGGACAATGCAGTTGATCAAAAGGGTCCATCGTCAAATAAAACCACACAGGATTTAGATGGAGATCAGATCCAAG GGGATTGTGGCAACCATAATTTGGCGAAGGAAGTGAAACCTGAGGAACATACAGACCATGAA AACTCAAAGCACTCTGTTTGGATGTTATCATCGGATTCAGAGTCATGTCCtgataataattttataaaggaaAATTACAGTCATCATGAAGAATTATCTGAATGTGCAACATCTCAGTTCCAAGGGAGAGGGAGAGATGAAAATGCAGGTCTCAGATTCACTGAGGGAAAATCTAAATCAAGTAAAGTATCAAATAAAAAGTCTCCAAAAAAACAGGTGAAGTCACAAGTTTGCACTTCAGTCAAAGAGAAGATAATCAACTCCGAAACCAATAAAGGTGGTCTTATGTTGGAAG GATCTGAATACTATGTAAGAAATGGTGAAGATGTGGATATCATAGAAAAAGATGCCTTGGATGGCTGCAACGGACCTCCT GTTTCCTCCTCAAGGTTGCCATTGGTGTTGTCTGACAAAGTCCATAGGTTGAAG GCACTTGTTGAGTGTGAAGGAACTTCAATAGATTTGAGCGGTGACATGGGTGCTGTAGGACGAGTAGTCGTTTCAGATTCCTCATCTAAAAATGAACTTTGCCTAGATCTGAAAG GTACAATTTACAGAGCGGCAATAGTTCCTTCAAGGACATTTTGCATC GTTAACTTTGGTCAGTCGGAGGCAAAGGTCGCTCTTTTATTCAACtactatattttttataataatgataatgtg ATAGAATCTATCATGAACGACTTCATACAGTTGAAGGCACTGTCCAAAGTTGACGAGGCTGAAACTATGATTGAAG GAACATTAGATGGCTTCTCATTTGATTCCGAAGACGAGGCTGAGAAAATACCTAAAGTCACTTCTTCTCCAACTGACCAAAATGAGCCTGTAGAAGGGCTCAacacaaaatccaaaaacaaacCCGAGAAATCATCA GGGCGAAAGCGTGTTAAAATTGGAGGAAAGCTGCAAGCACCGAAGAAAACAAGGAagaaagttcaaggttctaaaaCTAAAAGTACAAAGAGCAAGAAATGA
- the LOC120083120 gene encoding DNA-binding protein BIN4 isoform X3 → MLSSDSESCPDNNFIKENYSHHEELSECATSQFQGRGRDENAGLRFTEGKSKSSKVSNKKSPKKQVKSQVCTSVKEKIINSETNKGGLMLEGSEYYVRNGEDVDIIEKDALDGCNGPPVSSSRLPLVLSDKVHRLKALVECEGTSIDLSGDMGAVGRVVVSDSSSKNELCLDLKGTIYRAAIVPSRTFCIVNFGQSEAKVALLFNYYIFYNNDNVIESIMNDFIQLKALSKVDEAETMIEGTLDGFSFDSEDEAEKIPKVTSSPTDQNEPVEGLNTKSKNKPEKSSGRKRVKIGGKLQAPKKTRKKVQGSKTKSTKSKK, encoded by the exons ATGTTATCATCGGATTCAGAGTCATGTCCtgataataattttataaaggaaAATTACAGTCATCATGAAGAATTATCTGAATGTGCAACATCTCAGTTCCAAGGGAGAGGGAGAGATGAAAATGCAGGTCTCAGATTCACTGAGGGAAAATCTAAATCAAGTAAAGTATCAAATAAAAAGTCTCCAAAAAAACAGGTGAAGTCACAAGTTTGCACTTCAGTCAAAGAGAAGATAATCAACTCCGAAACCAATAAAGGTGGTCTTATGTTGGAAG GATCTGAATACTATGTAAGAAATGGTGAAGATGTGGATATCATAGAAAAAGATGCCTTGGATGGCTGCAACGGACCTCCT GTTTCCTCCTCAAGGTTGCCATTGGTGTTGTCTGACAAAGTCCATAGGTTGAAG GCACTTGTTGAGTGTGAAGGAACTTCAATAGATTTGAGCGGTGACATGGGTGCTGTAGGACGAGTAGTCGTTTCAGATTCCTCATCTAAAAATGAACTTTGCCTAGATCTGAAAG GTACAATTTACAGAGCGGCAATAGTTCCTTCAAGGACATTTTGCATC GTTAACTTTGGTCAGTCGGAGGCAAAGGTCGCTCTTTTATTCAACtactatattttttataataatgataatgtg ATAGAATCTATCATGAACGACTTCATACAGTTGAAGGCACTGTCCAAAGTTGACGAGGCTGAAACTATGATTGAAG GAACATTAGATGGCTTCTCATTTGATTCCGAAGACGAGGCTGAGAAAATACCTAAAGTCACTTCTTCTCCAACTGACCAAAATGAGCCTGTAGAAGGGCTCAacacaaaatccaaaaacaaacCCGAGAAATCATCA GGGCGAAAGCGTGTTAAAATTGGAGGAAAGCTGCAAGCACCGAAGAAAACAAGGAagaaagttcaaggttctaaaaCTAAAAGTACAAAGAGCAAGAAATGA